The genomic region TCAAGCCCTGGATGGTGACCCGATTAAGCTTCTAGATTTGGCTGGATATATAAGAGATGATGGATCTTCGCAATTATTTATCGAAGGTGTTCAAGATGCGATAGCGGATTCGGAGAGAAGGCGCAAGCTAGCCATAGAAAAAGCAGATCCCATAGATATTGCAATTGGCAAAAGAATAAAACAACGACGTGAAGAATTAGGATTAAGCCAAAACCAGTTTGCGTATAAATTACGTTTAAAAGAAAATGATATTGAAATGTGGGAGAATGGTGCTCATGGCTTACACGTATCAGATTTATTAGTAATTGCAGAATCGCTTCGTATTAAGCCCACTCTTCTAATTGAAGAATCTAATAACGATGACGATGAAATTCAATACACTCCTATCTTAAACGAATTAAAGACAGCCTCATACCGAGGCGAGCTATCATCAGAAGTCATCCAAGACATTAAAGATTACGTGCTTTTTAGAACTCACCAGGAAGCAAAGAAGCGTGGATAACATGAATTGGTACTTGGTCACGATCAAAACTGAAATCCCAGAAAATGGATTAGAATCCATTCAATTAGAATATGTGGTCTGCGAGGAAGAATTGAGCCTGCTTCAGCGGTATTTTGAAGTATTCCACCACAACCAAAAGAGCGCTCCCCAATCGTTCGTATTCTGGTATGCCAGCGTTGGAATAGATGGGGTTAAAGCTGGCTCAAATCAAATACCTTTAGCAGGGCACTCCATTGAGTCAGTGACCGAACTACCTGGGCACAAAATATATCACGATTACGCAGCATCGCGCAATGCCGTTTATGCGGAGCGATCTGGACTAGTTTCCTAGTAGCCCTGCACATGCATTTCAAAAGCCTCTGTTTTTACGTCCAATCCTAGGGATTGCCTTATGCGCAGATCAAAGCCGCAAAAGCCAGTGATCGACCAACCATTAGCGCCGCCCATCAGGATAATAAAGCCAGTACTTGGACCGAATGAGAAAATCGTCCTCACTGGCGAAGCCGCCGAGATTCTGCGCATTGCCACACTGAGATTGGCGATGGGCCTCATGGAGACGCACCCAGTAGAGGTGAACGCGATTCTGGATAAGATCGAGGATGAGATGCGCGCTGCAGAGGAGGCTCGGCAGGCGGTGCGGGGAGTTTGAGGGGCAGGTTGATGAGGCGGCGGGATTATTCCGCGCGGAATGCTGGACGAGCGGAGATCTGGGTTCGATCAGGACACGTCTCCTTACTGCAAGCAGTAAGGAGAAGAAGCCGTCCTGATCCCAGGCCGCCGTGGCTTTCACCTCATCTCTCGCCACGAAGCCTGGGGACTTGTAGGCTTGTAATATGCGCACGAAGCTTACAACGTTACAAGCTTACAGGGCGCGACTCGGGATGGGCAGCCCTTAGGCTCAAAATGAGCTTCAGGAGGCAATCGGGGGACGCGCGCGCGGCATCCGGATAGAGGCACCCCCGAATTATTGATCGATGAATAATTGCGCCTTAGCCCGGTAATAGATTCTGACGGCGGGAGGAGAAATTAATGGGGCAGCTTCTTCGAGTGACATTGTCAACAGCGGATGGGCGGCTGATCATGGAGAGCTCAGGTCCGGGTGAGCGCATCATCCATGATCGTCTGGAATATGATATCGCGCTTGCCTGCGAGCTCTTCGCGGCGCGGGGGATCCGCTTCACCGCTGAAGACCGCGCGATCATGACGCGGAACTTCGAGGAGCGCCAGGCCAAGCTGGCGAAGGCGGAGAAGGCTCAGAAGGCGCGCGACGCCGCGCTGGCCCGCCACTCCAGCGGGGCGCCTACCGCACCCGAGAGGCGGTTCCGCCGGCGTGGGCGGTGAGCTGCGGTCTGGCGCGCGGGCGGGGTTGGTGATGATGATAGGCGGCGGGGTTGGTGAAGTGAGTGGTGGAATAAGGGCATCGTGTTTCTGGTCGAGGCGCACGATGTCCGAACGGCAGTGCCCAATCTGCAAACGGATGCCCCTTGTTACCCCGAACAAAAAAAGCACCGTTGCCCTTGCCCGTCGTGCCAAGATTCATCATTGTTCGAATGCGGCTACGTGTCGCCCAGAGTAACAGGCGATCTGAAACGTTTTTGATGCAAATAACAGCTGCGGAGAGGATGTGCTGAGTGGACGAGAAATCGGTGAACGAACAGCTTCACGAAATGGAAGAACGCCAGAATCGAACCGAGAGGTTGCTGGTAGAGACGATCGCAGGACTTACCACAGCCGCCATGCTCTACAATCTCGGTTCCAACGAACAGTATTACTCTGATGACGCACGATCACTGCGTTCAAAATTGTATGGTCGTAATTCAGAAATTAACTGGGATATCGCTGGTGAATTGTCAAACAGACTGAGAGATATAATGCATGATGTCTTCAATACGACCCAATTGTCCAAGGATAACTACCCTCGACTATCCTCAGGAATTAGCGAAACTCGTGGGCGGCTACACATTCTGCAAACTGAAATTCATGCATATCTTGCGGCTACGTCGACCGGTATTGATCCCAATTTGCTCAGGGTTAGTCGATTTCTTAAGGTGACAATCTATCTACCAGATGGATTGCGGGGCGTTCCTTATGCCGAAGAGACCAAGATCGCCAAGGCCGTCCGTGATCTGATGGAGTCGATTGGGTTCTATGTCTCTGATGATTTCGATCCGAAGATTCGCTCATGGTACAAAAAGTTCTTCGCCAAGTCCAAAGAGAGCCTGACCCATCCCGAAGTCGTCAGCCGGCTGAAGAAAATCGAGTATGGACTTGAGAAATATGCGCTGCAGGAACGCCAAGCCAATATTGATGAAAAGCAGGCAAACGCCGTCGCGGCGCTGATCAAGGCGCTCGAAAATCAGCCTTCGGTCATTGGCCGAATCGGTTCGATCGTTCTGGTGAAATATTGCCGTCCGGATGGCCAGCCGATGATTGAGTTCGTTACCCTGACTACGGATGAACTCATGTTCGTCGAGGAACACGGTCACCAAATGAAAGATCCCGCGGAATTTATCGCCATCATCGAAAGGCAAAGACGGGCCACTAAATCCAGATATGACCATGTTATAGACGAACTGGATGCGAATGATCCCTCGCAATTCGTCGAGCAGCGCGAGCTTGAGCAATAGCCAGATGACGATATTCATGGACACTGGCAGCACACGGAGACAACTATGATGATCCCGGGATTTGTCGAGCGATGGGTTGCGCGGTTGCTCAGACACGGCGAGCGGTGGTCCAAGCGCAAGATCACGGCGTGGGTGATTGCCGCTGTCTTGTCGGCTATCATCAGCCATCATGTTCCCGAGCCGACCGTCGCCGATCGGCTCATGACGGCGGAAATATTCCGCGCGGAATAAAGTGCCACCGCGCGAGCGACAGGGACAGTCAACCACATACCCATAGATGGGACCGTCGGTTTTTCACGTTCGTGAAAAATTTCACATTGACAGTTGAGTTCGGTTATGGTAGTATGTGCGTCATAGAATTCTATCCCGGAGCGGATCGCCATGACAGAAAAAACCGCCAATGTGCCCGCCCAAATACGCCAAAATGACAGAGAAGTTCGTAAGGCACTTCACAATAAAGTGCTCAAGGCGCACCGATATGATGGCGACACTCTAATCATTGATGAATTAGGGTTACGCCATGGCACATGTCGCGTTGATGTTGCCGTCGTAAATGGACGCCTGCATGGTTACGAGATCAAGAGTGATTCCGATACTCTAGAGAGACTGCCACAACAAATAGCAGTATATGGCGAGATTTTTGATAGAGTCACCCTGATCGTTGGTGAGAAGCACGCTGAAAAGTCAATCACCCAGATCCCAAGCTGGTGGGGCGTCAAAGTTGCAACCACCGGACCTAATGGCACAAAGTTTGAACACTACCGCCGGGAGAGCAACAACCGGGATATTAACCCATTAGCATTAGCTGAATTGCTATGGCGCCCCGAAGTCGTCTCCATTCTTCAAGGGCTAGGCGCGCCTGCTCCTATTTTGAAAAAGCCGCGCGCCGTCTTATACGCCTATCTTGCTGAATCTGTTGAACTGAACGAGCTGCGACGTCTTGTTCGCACTACTTTGAAGGCACGGACAGATTGGAGAGGTCAGCGACCACCTTCGTTAGATGCTGGTTAGTGCTAACCCATACCCATGTCGTCAGATTTCCGGTCGGTTCTGTTCCTTGGGAACAATAATAGATATAATTATCCCCAGCCGAAGTCATCGGTCCACTGTAATATGGACGAGCAACTAATGTAGTGCATAGCCCTTGATATTGTCCGAAGCCATGCGTTTTTATAGTTCTACCTATTCCGATATGCCAAGCATCATCTATCGTATATCGTAGTTTTGCGAGCGGCTTTATCACCCGCATGTCCATCTCTATTATATCGGGATGGCTGGCCGCATAATCTCCAAATGTCGGAATTCGTGTCTCAGTCCCAAGATGCTCCACCAAAGATTTGTAAGCAATCCACTCGCGTCGATTGATCGTTCCAGAAACTTCTAGCTGTGGATCTTTTGGCGAGCCGATAACCTGTGTTACCAATTGGGGATATGACGTTCCTGCAATCGTTAATGTACGCCAATGAGGAAGATTTGGCAACATCTTGAACATGGCAGTCACGGCCTGATTGAATACTGTGTTAGATTGATAGCTATGCGCACCGAAATCAATTATAAGATCCGTCTCTCCTGCATCAACTTTCAAAGTAGTAAGCAGATTAGCAATATCTACGGCAAAATTAGGCCGGTCAAAATCAGGCAGAAGTAAACGAAGGCAAACGCCTCTTTCGTCGAGCTCAATTACTGCACCAACTGCCGCGACGAATGAAGTAGTGCTGCTAAGCCTTATAACCGGCACAGCCGCACATTGATTTTCTCGCGCTCTTGCAAATACATAACCGACACAATGTTGCCCCCCCGCCATCATAGTGTCACACCCTATCAGTTGGAGATCAACAAAGCATCTCCGCCCTCCCCACTTTTGCCCTAAACGCTTTCCAAACTCACTAAGATGTTCATTGATGGTCTTGCTGGCTTTTTGCTGCTCATGATCATAGCCAATAGGCGGTATTTCAAGTAAGGGCGTGATACGGTCCTTCACGTTCCCTGCTAACCGCATTAGAGCTTGATACTCTCCCTGCTTCCACTTTAGAATCGGCACATAGTGCCTATAGTTGAACATGATGGATCTGTAACCTTTCACCGCCAGGATGATTACAGTATAGCAGAAACTGCTACTTAGCATGCAAATTTTGATACATAAGTGCCATTTTTGAGTGGTAATTTTTAATTAAGTAATTTTTATTTCTAGAAATACGTATATCAAACTTCTAAATTAATAGTGTTCGCGAGCCTGGACCATTGCACACAGACCTTCGAGAACGTGACGGCCGACGCCCGGATCAGCGAGGAGGCGGAGCACGACGTCGCGCTCGCGGTGAAGGCCGGACGGGAAGCCTGGGGGCGGTACGTGGCGGCGACCGGCGGTGAGCCTGACCCGGATGTGCGGGACCGGACGCCGGCGGCGTTCTTTGGAGCGTAGGCGGCCAGGGCGGGGACGCGTGCGCGGGCGGAGAGAGTGCTGCGGGAAAACCCTGCCCTCTTGAAAATCACACTGAGTACCGGTGACAAACACTTCCAGAACGTGCGTATGTACACTCAGCGCAGGCAGAAAAGGAGAGACTGAAATTGAACTGGATCGAGACGGACGAGGATTTGCTGAACTTGGATCATGTGATAACGATAAGCCGTGGACAGAAGACAATCAGCTTCTTTGGCAGTCCAGACTCAGACGGACGGGTGAGGGAAATCGGCAAGCTATCTTTTGATTCGAAAGAAGAGATGACGACGGAGTTTCAGCGATTGCGCGTGAAGCTGTGCCGGTCATAGATACGCTTGCACTCTCGGAGAGATATCCTCGATGGCAAAAACAACGCGACCGTCTACCAGCGTTGGTAGACGGTCGCGTGAGTAGTTTTTAGAAGAGGCGGCGGAACATCGCAATCGGCGTGACGCGAATGGCGTCTTCGTGGAATAGCAAGGTACTCAGCGCCTCAGCGGCTCCCTGCGAGGCTACTAATAGAGGCGTACTGGGCATGGCGAGAGAAGGTGTCGGAATTT from Capsulimonas corticalis harbors:
- a CDS encoding sce7726 family protein, with the protein product MTEKTANVPAQIRQNDREVRKALHNKVLKAHRYDGDTLIIDELGLRHGTCRVDVAVVNGRLHGYEIKSDSDTLERLPQQIAVYGEIFDRVTLIVGEKHAEKSITQIPSWWGVKVATTGPNGTKFEHYRRESNNRDINPLALAELLWRPEVVSILQGLGAPAPILKKPRAVLYAYLAESVELNELRRLVRTTLKARTDWRGQRPPSLDAG
- a CDS encoding helix-turn-helix domain-containing protein, which gives rise to MPTREDREKAAARPIDGAHKEFAEEVRRLLGYFEEAGRPFLTTRMAAGKTGVGHVTISTMVRGHRPSRGVISRFAQALDGDPIKLLDLAGYIRDDGSSQLFIEGVQDAIADSERRRKLAIEKADPIDIAIGKRIKQRREELGLSQNQFAYKLRLKENDIEMWENGAHGLHVSDLLVIAESLRIKPTLLIEESNNDDDEIQYTPILNELKTASYRGELSSEVIQDIKDYVLFRTHQEAKKRG
- a CDS encoding beta family protein — its product is MFNYRHYVPILKWKQGEYQALMRLAGNVKDRITPLLEIPPIGYDHEQQKASKTINEHLSEFGKRLGQKWGGRRCFVDLQLIGCDTMMAGGQHCVGYVFARARENQCAAVPVIRLSSTTSFVAAVGAVIELDERGVCLRLLLPDFDRPNFAVDIANLLTTLKVDAGETDLIIDFGAHSYQSNTVFNQAVTAMFKMLPNLPHWRTLTIAGTSYPQLVTQVIGSPKDPQLEVSGTINRREWIAYKSLVEHLGTETRIPTFGDYAASHPDIIEMDMRVIKPLAKLRYTIDDAWHIGIGRTIKTHGFGQYQGLCTTLVARPYYSGPMTSAGDNYIYYCSQGTEPTGNLTTWVWVSTNQHLTKVVADLSNLSVPSK